One window from the genome of Candidatus Neomarinimicrobiota bacterium encodes:
- a CDS encoding sodium:solute symporter family protein, with amino-acid sequence MNSPFHFLDLSIIVLYLAGVVALGLIRSKKQSPSDDDYLLSGRRLTLIPFTASLVATWYGGILGVGEFTYRYGISNWVVFGLPYYLFALLFAFLLAGKIRQSQITTIPDRFRDKYGAEAGIVSAVLVMILTSPAPYIFSTGIILKLIFNIDSNVALLLAAALSLVYIFSGGFRSVIRTDLLQFFLMFAGFAVIVILAATQYGGFSMLKEKLPQLHLTWKGGHTSQYITVWFFIAMWTFVDPGFYQRCAAADSPAVAKRGILTAIIFWALFDFLTLTTGLYARAILADNADPAMALPQLGMEILPPVLLGIFFIAILSTIMSTTDSFGFICATTLGRDIIWRLKGETDSPVKLTKVGLLITAIISLLLAWLLPSVVSLWYVIGTVCVPGLLVPLLITFWADGRFVIRGVTWMMTISATVSFAWLLAGTLQGADSPAYPLDIEPFYPGFAVSLLWSIVSGKRK; translated from the coding sequence GTGAATTCACCCTTTCACTTCCTCGATCTTTCCATAATAGTTCTCTATCTTGCCGGTGTAGTTGCCCTCGGCCTCATAAGGTCGAAAAAACAGTCACCCAGCGATGATGACTACCTCCTCTCGGGGAGGAGACTGACCCTGATTCCGTTCACAGCGTCCCTGGTGGCCACGTGGTACGGAGGTATACTCGGTGTTGGTGAATTCACCTATCGCTACGGGATTTCAAATTGGGTTGTGTTTGGTCTCCCCTATTATCTCTTCGCCCTGCTTTTCGCTTTTCTTCTAGCTGGCAAAATACGGCAGAGTCAGATCACTACTATTCCGGATCGATTTCGTGACAAATACGGCGCGGAGGCCGGAATCGTAAGCGCCGTACTAGTGATGATCCTTACCTCTCCCGCTCCTTATATCTTTAGCACAGGAATCATCCTCAAGCTGATATTCAATATTGATAGTAACGTCGCACTTTTGCTGGCCGCCGCTCTCAGTTTAGTCTACATATTTTCGGGCGGCTTCCGGTCCGTCATCAGAACTGATCTGCTTCAGTTTTTTCTCATGTTCGCAGGATTCGCCGTCATAGTTATCCTGGCCGCCACCCAGTACGGAGGCTTTAGTATGCTGAAGGAGAAACTGCCTCAACTTCATCTCACCTGGAAGGGCGGACATACATCCCAGTACATAACCGTCTGGTTCTTCATCGCCATGTGGACGTTTGTCGACCCGGGATTTTACCAACGCTGCGCAGCGGCCGATTCACCCGCCGTGGCAAAACGGGGAATCCTGACGGCGATCATTTTCTGGGCGCTCTTTGATTTCCTTACGCTCACCACAGGACTCTACGCCAGAGCAATCCTGGCTGACAATGCCGATCCTGCCATGGCACTTCCTCAGCTGGGAATGGAGATTCTGCCGCCCGTACTCCTCGGAATCTTTTTTATCGCTATCCTCTCCACCATTATGTCAACAACAGATTCATTCGGATTCATCTGCGCCACAACCCTCGGCAGGGATATCATCTGGCGATTGAAAGGAGAAACGGACAGTCCAGTGAAACTGACCAAAGTGGGACTTCTGATTACAGCAATCATTTCACTTCTACTCGCATGGTTGCTCCCTTCCGTGGTCAGTCTGTGGTATGTGATCGGTACCGTCTGCGTTCCGGGACTCCTAGTCCCTCTGCTGATCACCTTCTGGGCTGATGGCCGGTTTGTGATCCGCGGTGTGACCTGGATGATGACTATTTCAGCAACAGTGAGTTTTGCCTGGTTGCTTGCCGGCACCCTTCAGGGTGCTGATTCGCCAGCCTATCCTCTGGACATCGAACCTTTCTATCCCGGTTTTGCCGTCTCTCTTTTATGGAGTATTGTCAGCGGAAAGAGGAAGTAG
- a CDS encoding thiamine diphosphokinase produces the protein MVASRPMERVEQPLSAPVVILTDGTFPSHPKPLTTLRNARTLICTDGSADSAIRHDLAPQFIIGDLDSLQKSPDDYDATVIQLPDQDSTDLEKALDWCIQKSVREITILGATGQRDDHTLANILILSNYSGRVKLSMLTDYAEINYVEESYQFSCEQGQKVSLLPLQEIISVTTEGLKYRLQDEPLHRDGTGISNEAVGGNFSVTVDSGGVFVFISYPE, from the coding sequence ATGGTGGCTTCGCGTCCCATGGAAAGAGTAGAACAGCCCCTTTCCGCTCCCGTAGTCATTCTCACCGACGGGACATTTCCGTCGCACCCCAAACCTCTTACCACACTGCGTAACGCCCGTACCCTCATCTGCACCGACGGAAGTGCCGACAGCGCGATCCGTCATGATCTGGCGCCCCAGTTTATTATCGGTGATCTGGATTCGTTGCAGAAAAGTCCGGACGATTATGACGCCACCGTTATCCAGCTGCCCGACCAAGACAGCACGGACCTGGAAAAGGCGCTCGACTGGTGCATCCAAAAGAGTGTAAGAGAGATTACTATCCTTGGCGCCACCGGCCAACGCGACGACCATACGCTGGCAAACATCTTGATCCTGAGCAACTACTCCGGCAGAGTAAAACTGAGCATGCTGACCGACTACGCGGAAATTAACTACGTGGAAGAAAGTTACCAGTTCAGTTGTGAGCAGGGTCAGAAGGTTTCCCTTTTACCTCTACAGGAAATTATTTCAGTCACGACGGAAGGACTGAAATACAGGTTGCAGGATGAACCGTTGCATCGCGATGGCACCGGAATCAGTAATGAAGCTGTCGGCGGCAATTTTTCAGTCACGGTCGACTCCGGCGGCGTGTTCGTATTTATATCCTATCCCGAGTGA
- a CDS encoding energy transducer TonB produces the protein MVSHSNEQDILKRQYPIVVRTMMLIVLVSIIVTFRVFSRPFERRRIVEQVAHVDIEQFDIPQTQQFERPPPPPRPSVPVASEDEELADDVTLEEINFEDFEVWEAPPPPPSDKGPRVRFIPYDEPPLPIGGYAAIKANIIYPEIARVAGVEGNVVLQAFVNRRGKVTDVVILTGLPGTGLNQAAMDAVKKTPFKPAKQRDVAVGVWISIPINFKLHKSVS, from the coding sequence ATGGTTTCGCATTCAAATGAGCAGGACATACTAAAGAGGCAATATCCCATCGTAGTAAGGACAATGATGCTGATAGTGCTGGTATCTATTATCGTCACATTTCGTGTTTTCTCCCGTCCTTTCGAAAGGCGGCGCATCGTTGAACAGGTTGCGCATGTTGACATTGAACAGTTTGACATTCCTCAGACGCAGCAGTTCGAACGTCCGCCACCTCCGCCAAGGCCATCGGTTCCCGTCGCTTCTGAAGATGAAGAGCTGGCCGATGACGTCACGCTGGAAGAGATCAACTTCGAAGATTTTGAAGTATGGGAAGCGCCACCACCTCCCCCCTCAGATAAAGGACCACGCGTCCGCTTTATACCTTACGATGAACCACCCTTACCAATCGGCGGCTACGCGGCCATAAAGGCGAATATTATCTATCCTGAAATTGCACGTGTGGCTGGTGTTGAAGGTAATGTTGTCCTTCAGGCGTTTGTCAACAGGAGGGGTAAAGTAACAGATGTTGTTATATTAACAGGTTTGCCCGGGACCGGACTGAACCAGGCAGCTATGGATGCTGTTAAAAAGACACCATTTAAACCCGCCAAGCAGAGAGATGTGGCTGTCGGTGTCTGGATATCAATTCCCATCAACTTTAAGCTCCACAAATCTGTTAGCTAG